The following are encoded in a window of Aromatoleum petrolei genomic DNA:
- a CDS encoding thiamine pyrophosphate-dependent enzyme: protein MLSSLTNALAYLQLPPEQVALVSGIGCSSRIPAYTNVYGFHGVHGRALPVATGLKLARPDLTVLVAGGDGDGFSIGGNHFLHACRRNVDLTYIIMDNQVYGMTKGQASPTTAPDWKGSELTPEGTGVNSFQPLVIALAAGANFIARCFSGEPANLAEILVQAIQHPGFSVVQVLSPCVTFRPEQRQWKNLVRMAPEGLGTDIQAATQRLMDDDGLTIGQVLYKGNRPPYRSRKGCEKKMSELEMEFAL, encoded by the coding sequence GTGCTCTCTTCGCTCACCAATGCGCTCGCCTATCTGCAGCTGCCACCCGAGCAGGTGGCGCTGGTGTCGGGCATTGGCTGCTCCTCGCGCATCCCCGCATACACGAATGTTTACGGCTTTCACGGCGTGCATGGCCGCGCGCTGCCCGTTGCCACCGGGCTGAAACTGGCGCGTCCCGATCTGACCGTCCTGGTGGCTGGCGGCGACGGCGACGGGTTTTCGATCGGCGGCAACCACTTTCTGCACGCCTGCCGGCGCAACGTCGATCTGACCTACATCATCATGGACAATCAGGTGTATGGCATGACGAAGGGGCAGGCCTCGCCGACTACCGCTCCCGACTGGAAGGGTAGCGAGCTCACACCCGAGGGTACCGGCGTCAATTCGTTTCAGCCGCTAGTGATCGCGTTGGCGGCTGGGGCAAATTTCATTGCGCGCTGTTTTAGCGGGGAGCCAGCCAATCTCGCTGAAATCCTGGTGCAGGCCATCCAACACCCGGGCTTTTCGGTAGTGCAGGTATTAAGCCCCTGCGTGACCTTTAGGCCCGAACAGCGCCAATGGAAGAATCTGGTGCGCATGGCTCCCGAGGGCTTGGGCACGGATATACAGGCGGCGACGCAGCGGCTAATGGACGACGACGGCCTGACCATCGGCCAGGTGCTATACAAGGGCAACCGGCCACCCTACCGGTCCCGGAAGGGCTGCGAAAAGAAGATGAGTGAGCTGGAAATGGAATTTGCGCTATGA
- a CDS encoding 4Fe-4S binding protein — MALMITKLCSACDACLSECPNQAISAGKPYVIDPNKCTECAGSFDTPQCMDMCPVKGAIVPAVPSV; from the coding sequence ATGGCACTTATGATCACCAAACTGTGCAGCGCCTGTGATGCCTGTCTGTCCGAATGTCCCAATCAGGCTATCAGCGCCGGCAAACCCTACGTCATCGATCCCAACAAGTGCACGGAGTGCGCCGGTTCCTTCGATACGCCGCAGTGCATGGACATGTGCCCCGTCAAGGGCGCGATCGTGCCTGCGGTCCCGAGCGTATGA
- a CDS encoding ferritin-like domain-containing protein, whose product MSGKQKPNRSLEELFEYAMAMEREAARRYTQLSDMMAQHNNPEMADFFRRMADVEWLHVYNVGEIRREVGVPENIGKAKPGLGLDGAEVLDVLDIHYLQHPYHALTLARQHEERAVSFYTDLAGSAENEEVRAMARRFAGDEEAHVRELDRWLAHYPKPEEGWDDDPDPPNELE is encoded by the coding sequence ATGAGCGGGAAACAGAAACCGAACCGGTCGCTCGAGGAGTTGTTCGAGTATGCCATGGCTATGGAACGAGAGGCAGCCCGACGCTACACGCAGCTGTCCGACATGATGGCCCAGCATAACAATCCCGAGATGGCTGACTTTTTTCGGCGCATGGCCGACGTTGAGTGGCTGCATGTCTATAACGTGGGCGAGATCCGGCGTGAAGTGGGTGTGCCTGAGAACATCGGCAAGGCCAAGCCCGGATTGGGTTTGGACGGAGCGGAAGTTCTCGACGTTCTTGACATACATTACCTGCAGCACCCTTACCATGCGCTCACCCTTGCCCGGCAACATGAAGAGCGTGCCGTAAGTTTCTACACCGATCTGGCGGGTTCGGCCGAGAACGAAGAGGTGCGCGCAATGGCCCGGCGCTTTGCCGGCGACGAGGAAGCCCATGTCCGGGAGCTGGACCGGTGGCTGGCACACTACCCCAAGCCTGAAGAGGGCTGGGACGACGATCCCGACCCACCCAACGAGCTGGAATAG
- a CDS encoding flavin reductase → MAIDSQQFRSALGSFATGITIVTTRDKVGRDVGLTVNSFNSVSLDPPMVLWSLAKKSQTRQAFLQAGYFAVHILAADQSELATRFASRMDRFSGLVLERGEKEIPLLQGCAARFQCKTVSCYEGGDHDIFVGEVVSFEHFDRPTLVFLGGRYAVAVEKPDLSGQETNTSSDLGRNTLGYLFARTYYHLRVRLRPELARLNLTEADSFILAALALNSPCTAHELADLVGVSGYQMTQQDMMRLAQRNLIDLRGSGGADQVVQLADAGTKIVLNIASVSAAIESDAVTDLSYTEIELLKQMLRKIIRRTKAPWQKDPLVLESSGVEVR, encoded by the coding sequence ATGGCCATAGATTCTCAGCAATTCCGTTCAGCCCTGGGCTCCTTCGCGACGGGCATTACGATCGTCACCACGCGAGATAAGGTCGGCCGCGATGTCGGGCTTACGGTCAACAGCTTCAACTCGGTATCCCTGGACCCACCCATGGTGCTGTGGAGCCTCGCGAAGAAGTCTCAGACCCGACAGGCATTCCTCCAAGCTGGGTATTTTGCAGTCCATATCCTGGCAGCCGACCAGAGTGAACTCGCCACTCGCTTTGCCAGCCGAATGGACCGTTTCAGCGGTCTAGTGCTGGAGCGCGGAGAAAAGGAGATCCCACTGCTGCAAGGTTGTGCGGCGAGGTTCCAATGCAAGACGGTGTCCTGTTACGAGGGAGGTGATCACGACATATTCGTAGGGGAAGTTGTCTCATTTGAACATTTTGACAGGCCAACTCTTGTTTTCCTGGGCGGCCGCTATGCGGTTGCGGTTGAAAAGCCGGACCTATCGGGCCAAGAGACAAACACGTCGAGTGACCTCGGGCGAAACACCCTTGGGTACTTGTTCGCGCGAACCTATTATCACCTGCGGGTCCGGCTTCGTCCTGAGCTGGCGCGGCTCAATCTGACTGAAGCGGACTCCTTCATCCTCGCTGCTCTCGCTTTGAACAGCCCCTGTACCGCTCATGAGCTGGCGGATCTGGTTGGAGTGTCTGGCTATCAGATGACGCAGCAAGACATGATGCGCCTAGCCCAGCGCAACCTGATTGATCTGCGGGGCAGCGGAGGTGCGGATCAGGTAGTTCAACTTGCGGACGCAGGCACAAAGATCGTTCTAAACATTGCCTCAGTGTCCGCGGCGATCGAATCAGACGCGGTGACGGATCTTAGCTACACAGAAATCGAGCTTCTCAAGCAAATGTTGAGAAAAATCATTCGAAGGACCAAGGCGCCCTGGCAAAAGGACCCCCTAGTTCTGGAGAGCTCGGGTGTCGAGGTGAGGTAG